CTACTACATCATATACAGTTAGTTTTTCGCATATACTCTCGAAAAGTTTGTTTGTCGAATCTAGTGTTAGATCTAGCTGTAGAGTCGGTCATAGTCCATCTAGTCTAGTCTTTAAAGTAATTtttattcatgtgggggattgttggaccAATTATTATAAGCCTAATATGGGCTGAGTAATAATTGGATGTGTGAATAGAAAAATTTTATAAGCCCAATGGCCgagtaaaattatgattttatgTGAAGAGATATGGAGATTTTGGACTCACTTTGCAAGATAAATGAGCTGAGCAAATTGATTCATTTGTTGGTTTTGGACCCATGATGAAAAAGGCTTAAGTCTTAAGAGAAAAACTTGGCAACCAAGATAGCAAACTTGGCAACCAAGTTAAGCCACTTTGGTGACCAAGTCAAGTCAACTTGGTGGCCAAGTCAAGCCAACTTGGTTACCAAGTTTAACTTGCTTGGTGACCAAGCTAAATTATCTTATAAATACGACATGATCTCTTCATAATCCACATATACAACTATCTTGAGAAGCTGAGACATGACTAAGTTGAGTTTGTTGTTACTACATATCAATCATTCACAAGGCTTGAAATCAGTAAAGAACCaatataaattcattttttgaTTTCGGGCACTTAAATTTTGGGagaatctctataatattatttgaaaagttaGTTTCTTAGAGCTTCTCCAAAAAGACACTCTATTATGAAGATtccaaaactttatatttgaagtttaaaagtgtttttctcgaaaagcaaaacttcaaacttaacttcaaaactatttgtattttatcttatggtccttatatttgtcataattaatttaaattcataaaaatttgtaaataactaatcacatatataaaaatattacaacagtattaactaataaaatgttatattaaaatacaaattttaaatagaaataacataattaatattaaacttcaagaaaataccatattattccataaaactatTTTCGTAGTGCATATGTGATCAACTAGTGTATTTCTAAGTAAAAAAATgactctctttattttttttaatttgtagatcaCCAACTAAGTATTGTTGAAATCAAGTGATCTTAAAcgtgtaaatacattagatctgaacaagaaagtaaaagaggaaaataaatattgctaaaaaactTAACTTCTATCGATGATATCAAAACTCAGTGAATACATTCGATCTGATAAAAAAGAGCCGTACGTAATAGACATCAAAACAACAGccatcttcggttacacaaaatttgtttggacaacattttggagattttggagGTTCTGGATCAAATTTACAAGACTACTAgtattgtaatatttaaatttgaataataattatgtcttcatgtaatttttgaaaagatttttgttgttaagtttcttttgtatttttgttgtctaaatctagttttacaatattttaatcttattttaaatatttatttaattttatgtgtaaaactaaaatttataaaaaaaattgattttttttatgggatatgaatttttttagGATTAATACGATAAACGAGAAATtgtttaagaattataaatttgatgtgtaattttttgttttgaaactcaTATTAATTAAAAGGGGAAAGGTTAGTTGGAAGCCATAAAAGCTTCATCAACCACCATATTGTCAGATACATTCAAAGCGAACTTTGCTAAACGATCAGCTAGGGTGTTTCTCTCCCGAGAAATCCAAGAAAATACAACAGAATCTTAGACATATGCAAAGGATAAGATATCTGCAGCCACTCCATAGAGCTCTGGTATGCAAGAGCCGGTCTTCAAGGACCTGATCAAATGGACAGAGTCTGACTCCAACACCACCATCTTCAGATGCTCACTTGTCCCTGATTTAACGGCCTCAAGTAGAGCTAAGCCCTCTGCCATGAGGGCCGAGTTCACCACAGCCACCCGTTTGTGGAAAGGCCGCTGGGAAGAGGGTGAGAGGAGCACCCATCCCAGCCCCGCCATCGTACCAAGGGGGGACCAAGCTGCATCTGATCTTACAATAGTCGCGTCCTGCGGATATTGGGGTGGGGCCTGTGCTCTCGTCGCTTTATGAGAACCAGCCTGGGCCTGGTTTGAGTCCCATTCTCGGGCCAGAGTTATCGCCATTGATAGAGAGTCTTCGGGAGTGCATGAGAATCcttcaaatacaaatttattaCGGGTCTTCCATATGCTCCAGAGGATCCAGAGAGCCAGGGATTTCGAAGTAATTCCAGCAGGAGGCAGACATCGTTTAGAGCAGAGCAATGGTCACAAGTCAACCAAATCTATCATTCCGCTAATTTCTAGTTCGGTAGTGAAAGGAGCGAGGCGCCAAACCTTTCTAGCATACTGACATTGGAAGAAAAGATGAATAATAGATTCAGATTCTCCACATCTTTTACATCTTGAATCGACTGGGACATGTCAGTCCAGAAGCCGTTCCCCAACAGGGAGAGCACCCTTTAGGAGTTTCCAAGCAAACATTTTGATCTTCGGTACACAATTAAGCTCCCATACATTTTTCTTCCAGTTAACAGGTCCTCCATTCAGTCCAGAGGCTCCATTCTCTTCCCTATTCACTTCAGAATAATACCCTGATTTGGTGGAGTATTCCCCCGTCTTTGTTCCTAGCCAGATAAGCTTATCTGGAGCCCCGGTTTGGCTCGGTCTAATGCATTTGATTTTCTCAGCATAGTCAGGTACAAAGAGATGTAGTTTGCGCAGGTCCCATTCGCATGATTCAGCCATCATCAGTTCTGCGACTTTGAGGTTTAGTAGATGTTCATTCGTTGGGCCCATTGGTCTCTCTTGGGAGGTAGAGCTCAGCCATGGGTCTCTAAATTTGATGTGTAATTAtagggaccaaaatgcaaataaaagtatgaaatttcaaatttgaagttttgagaagtgaaacttcaaatatagagtttcactactcaaaacttcaaatttgaattttgaagtttctttttgtagagcaaaaacttcatatttgaagttatagaatgtcttttggagatgctcttacttGGCGCGTTCACGTTAATTCTTACGACAGTCAATTAAACATGTATccttaatgattttaaatattaaataaaattaccattatctaattttttgtttcttttgtaatagcataattatccagtgttaatttttttttcctttttatattatttccaaataacatctataataaaacaaacatttattaacaaaataatcataattttaaacgaaaatatacattataaataatatgatttcacaaaaaaaggaaagttcacaaaaataatcctgatattaaaatataatatattcatttgGAAAATAATCTTAAATAACATAATATGTGTGTATAGATAAAAAAAGTAATGAAATGTTTTTTATATCAAGCTATTTTCTCATAtgattaaaaacaatttcaataacaTAAATTGAACTATCTTTTATgagctaaaaatattttagaattaatACTATTGgatgttttttttacttttagtttTTTAAGTGTTAATTATGACTTacactttttatattattttatcaaattacCTAGATAAACTTAATATTTTACTTAAATAGTATgctttatcaaaaataattcacaaaataaaaaggggtttttgccaaaaccaacccaaatattGATTCTAACCATAAAAGTAGACCCTATATTCAATCATATGTAAAACCAACCTAAAAAGGTAGTGAAAGTACTATATAACCCTTATGACTAAACAAAAAATCAGAAAgttattttacaattttgtccTTAGTAAGTCTACACGTAAAAATGAAAGTCTACATATCTCTAAACATCAATACAAGTCTACATCGTAAtttgatattataaattaatttaaaaatgtacacaaatattttttgtgaaacCTTAAACTAATCATTAATATAAGGGTTAATATGAAGGttagaaatattcaaaaatccaaaatacctgATAAAGAAGTCTACTCCCACCAAATTTAACCTAACCAGATTTAACCAAGTTAAttttaaccaaatttaattttagtagacttcacAGTGTCGTAAATTTTAAACTAGTTACAacttttgtctccctatataaatgAAATTTACACAATCTCTCTCTGAAATGGCTGCACTagtttctaaaactctctcacttctctctaaaactctctcccttctctctaaaattctctcatttctctctttttcctctaaaactctctcatgtctttctcacaatattaacTTGTTATTTTAGgtattatgattcatggttttcatcttctcctttaaaaatataagttttagatctatagattttaaatgtatGTTTTTATGATATGTGTTTCTCACAGTATTATCTTGTTTTTGTAGGTATTATCATTTATGgttttaatcttctctaaaagTGTAAGTTTTTGATCTAtggattttaaatttatatttttatgttatgtcTTCCTCACAATATTACCTTGTTTTTATAGGTACTAtcattcatggttttcatcttctcctctaaaaatgtaagttttaaatctatagattttaaatgtgtatttatatgttcatatattcaaatatagttATTGATTCAAAATCTGTGCATTTACTTTGCTATTATTTTATCTTACAAATTCTATTTTTGAAggattttcagatttaaaactatttttcacatttcaaaatgtacagatttttttcagatctgaaaattattaGATAACGTAGACTTCTAATGAAGTTTGCTTATAAGCTAAAGCTAGTAGACTTCAAAAAAGTATACTAAACCACTAATTTTAGCAGATTTCATTGAaagtctacaaaaatatgatttcaacTTTTTTCCTAtgttttgttaataattttatcttattttgcaggtattttcatccatggttgtTATCTCTCCATCCAAAAATGTAAGatttacatctatagattttaaataagtgttttgtatttatatttaaataaaattacatattcaaactttatgtttttaatttactactatttttgtcttataaattctattttctaaatttttttagatCTAAgctcattttcatatttttaatgtatatattttcagatcTAAAATTTTTCTGACAGAGTAGACTTCAATTGAAGTCTACTTAAAAGTCATGGCTAGTAGGcttcaactaaagtctactaaaccataaattttaagtagacttaataaaaaagtctactaaaatatgatttaacttttttatcttatgtttttgtcataattttatctttctttgcAGATACTCTTTTCCAAGCTTAATTTTAggcatcaagattatgaaaaatcaaacgcactcaaaaatattttttaataatttttttttaataattttgcataataaaatattcatttgtaaataattacatgatgcataatctataaacattgtattattttttagttgtgtttcacttgtatgatattattaatttttgttagctatcaattttttcacaagatactctaatcaaacaaaaattaatgtGTAAAATGGGAAACACACATGTGAGAAGGAGAAAATCTGTACAAAATTCCTAAGAAGTTTGAAGAGTAAAACTAATCAAAAAAATTTGCAATAAGTTTCAAGGTGTATACTTCAAACAACAAAATGCAGAAGCAgacttgttggggtcaaaatcggtcatgacggaatcaatgtctgaaagtccgtaaaaatcggcatgaacgtttttacgaaaaataaatcttcaaaaaagatttatttttacgaagaatcttgcggaaaAAACACATTCACGAGAAATCGGAGAAAGACTCGAACAAGGTTgctgcgtagcaaccagcgcacaagctggtcgctacgtagcgaccgagctctcaccgaagctcggtcgctaggtgttggggtcgaaaacggctACGAtaaagttaacgtccaaatccccgcagAATACGAGTATGtctttgttggggtcaaaaacggttacgacggtgttaacattcaaaatgtccgaagaagaaaatgagaacttTCTTCGACGAATaccttttcgaaatagattctttcttacgaaaagctttgcggaggaaccACGAGACATTTGACAAGAGCTCAAAAAAGGtcgctacgcaacgaccgaacgcgtgttccgctcggtcgatacgtagcgaccgagctcaagccaagctcagtcgctatgtagcgaccgagcttttccaaaacgtcgatacgacattagtccatgcagtctcgtctacccttcgatgctatctcccgaagaccgtagcgaacccatttcatgtatataaggagctagtatataaggagtcctaggcgagaggcatggaggaggacttttctcagagcgaacttagcacttagagtaATTAGgaatatttccgtttttgttattcgagctgcgactcaactaggttattgccgtcttagggttttagaactaggaatctcgccgacagctctcgtagcccaggctcttaccttgttgtaacgcccaaacgcgaattcggaataagatctactttgctctcttttcgatttcttatactttatcgttgttattattgtgttctgattgcttggcgtgtggtattagcagatatccgggacctctgggaaattggaggttttcctagtttccttatttaaacggaaatcgacagtgcgaatttcggttcccacaagacTACTAACACActgtaatataattatttaaaggACACGTGTCGTCACACaatcattcgtttagaaaacctccgccaaacttcagaatgaaagtcaatgatttgctgaagtcataaagatcttttccgaattgataaaacaaatttCGTATAAGAGtcattatacgagaaatcttcaggcaTCGAAGCATCGctctcattttccgttgaaccaaTCGACTCAcagaaaaacaacaaaaacatttacgacaaagcaaaatcaagaacaaaagtaacagaaaatacgacaaagagaacaagtcctccccgctcgtcgactaagtctatcgctgtttaactgattcattcaaAAAACCTGGAAAAATGTTTCGCAACTAgatctcggtgaaataacctttggtaaaaATCCATGAGCGACTCAAAGAaactttcaccgaagaataaaaacaaaagtggaaacgtttctcaaaaatctgcggaaagatcgttattttgacatctccatatgtCGCGTCAATTTGCTAAATTCGTAAAAACCGGTCGCCCGTTACTTACGCAGAAAATCCTTCGTATAATTAGATCATGTCATAGAaagtaactttcgaaagtaaacgtaacaggttttacgaaaaagtactttCCTTATAGCAAAAACCAAACTGTATGATCCGACATTGGACGACCAATATAAATTTTACTTCCTCGCACCACGAtctgaaaggtctcattctttagcccTGCGACTCACTGGCATCCGCTCTCACTCCCCTTGGTCACTTCCGAGCAGGAAATCACCCTgcaactgactccgcacgggctctgtatcgagcttcttaggctttGTCTCCCTCGGAAACAAAGTAAACAACTTTCATACGAATAAAGGAAGcattatacgaaactttcattgtataaattaaccctaaagtggaaaatcgttttctaccaccatgggcatactcggcctatcaatctcgataaacgcCATTCTTCACTCACCCAATTACGCCTTTCCTTCGAAGCCGAACTAGGTTacagcatcccctttaaggacgattctGACCGACTTGACCTTATTGATAGCACAaaagtgtcatggtctaatcctttggcaacaaAGCTGAACTAGGCTGTGCTCATAGCACTGAGCACATccttcatgcaaagccaaaacaattgagcgaccaccgctccaataacttgacggctaaacggtaatccgcaatttgtcttgaaacgccaagtaacgattacacaaacaaCTATCGTATGACCCAAAAAGGGAATCATACGGaaattcgtcataacaaaactcagtcctaacaaccaaacagttagcggaaaggttccacttgtcaaaaatcgaccaagttccatatactacgattcactttaagcccgctgtgttttactcgtaaaatgcggcatgtaaggaaaactcataACAGAGCTCCTACAgatatacgaaacatcctcaaatagacacAAAAGAAGTCTCAGAAGGCCAACACCTCACAAAGCACAGTATAAgaggatgcctctttccggggacaaatttacgcgaccccttgctcctaactcctcgatcgcaaatcaaatccaaacatgAACAATAATTTTGGCTGCAAACATCCGTAgacaaaccagaatgtttctcaaacgcagggctaagactaaacccttgcaatatcgcgaaacatcttcaagcccgcgaacatttcaagcacgaaatgcggcatacaaaaaaaaaacaatcttcaGGATTGCGAGAAGTCGCAGAAGCCTGAAGAACCATTTTTCGACAAAATTTTCTTCCTCGATAAAGGtaccttcttggaagaccagacagtcatacgcactaacatcttctcaagacgtatccttcgcgaagactcaaaatggtaatttttaccattaagtttgttgctgatcacaacaaactcttaacgtcctaaacagacttagccatctcgtagagatgactctcgtacatccgacacaaggataatagcgctataaaagaaacccaaaatttttggccAGCACTTctaggaggcttaaaaattatccttggagagatgctcggttccaaccatacaagtcgtataagccgagaacctatcgcggactttaaatcggtatagaatcaggatgaaactgaaatgggatacgtaagtcgaattagtcatcgcaccctctaaaaccaggagtaaacctaggtcttgccctaaacccagcgcactggtctttaacatctctaggcatagtatcaaaaaccttgatacgagattccaaaatttgtctctttgccaatattcgagcgtcttcagaaatcccgcaagtttacacactgcggaaaactcgaaatagatcacggatatagcagttcacacatagttagattacgagatgaaaactcgtagtcttccctctacacccatataaaatgccatcggcagcaacacgcctgataacctctacataaaaactaggccgtaaaggtctcgctggaaaactagtcatacgaACCATAACTCCAAGATGatctacgaaaggcttgatcccttcaacaagggtacgtacgcagccgtcataaggcgcagccccaatcttatcgcgttctacttttagaagagcgagaagaccacttaccacagacttgttcgaccattaattccgcctaactcacctaacttgcctaacttgccaagccactcgctagaacctcacgatataagctcatggttctaacgagctggggggctaactgttggggtcaaaatcagtcacgacggaatcaatgtctgaaagtctgtaaaaatcggcatgaacgtttttacgaaaaataaatcttcacaaaagatttatttttacgaagaatcttgcggagaaaacacattcacgagaAATCGGAGAAAGACTCGAAGAAGGTTACCGCGTAGCAACCAACGCacaagctggtcgctacgtagcgaccgagcacgtgcatggctcggtcgctacgtagcgaccgagctctcaccgaagcttgGTCGCTAGGTGTTGGGGTccaaaacggttacgacgaagttaacgtccaaatccccgcagAATACGAGTATGtctttgttggggtcaaaaacggttacgacggagttaacattcaaaacggccgaagaagaaaatgagaacttTCTTCGACGAATaccttttcgaaatagattctttcttacgaaaagctttgcggaggaaacacgagacatcggacaagagctcgaaaatggtcgctacgcaacgaccaaacgcgtgttccgctcggtcgctacgtagcgaccgagctcttccgaaacgttgaTACggcattagtccatgcattctcgtctacccttcgatgctatctcccgaagaccgtagcgaacccatttcatgtttcccgccattctaagtcatcgatcaaactttacggtaaaaaccgcggaaagttcgttctttatcgaaagaagccgtaataaacgcttcgagtcagaagacagtccaaagggacctaagacatgactcgaggcccaacttacgatttcttaaccaacagcccctaaaccgcatgacggtttacgttTGGTTCgcaaaggaaagataaatgtcaactttccgcggataaatacgaaattttgaagataattatgaagattggaaaaaatggaatatctccatttttatgctatgacggcttaagggcagaagaggaaaagcgtaaaccgacctaggagccagtatataaggagtcctaggcgagaggcatggatgAGGACTTTTCttagagcaaacttagcacttagagcaattaggcatatttccgtttttgttattcgagctgcgactcaactaggttattgccgtcttagggttttagaactaggaatctcgccgacagctctcgtagcctagactcttaccttgttgtaacgcccAAACAcgaattcagaataagatctactttgctctcttttcgatttcttatactttatcgttgttattattgtgttctgattgcttggcgtgtggtattagaagatatccgggacctttgGGAAATtggggttttcctagtttccttatttaaacgaaaatcgacagtgcgaatttcggttcccacaagacTACTAACACActgtaatataattaaatagtgAAAAATATGATGACTAATACACAAATGtacttttaatagtatttacgAAGTAGACTTCAACAGCAGTCTACATTTGTAGACTTACAAAGATGTCTACACTTATTATCTAACATATAGTCAAACCAAAAATTTCTAGTCTACTTGGCATTGtcttgatacacaaaggcgtacaaTATGCTTCTTACATAACTCGATCAAATTCCGCACTTGTCGATCATTCGTGACATGCATAGGGGGAGTATCATGACCCATTTGCTCTAAAATTACGCCTGGTAAGGAATACATTAGCTCCACCATCTCGGTTTTCTTGTCGagatcataatcttcttgtgtCATATCAACAAGTTCACCATGTGTACAACCATCAAGCACAAGTTCACCATGTGTACAAATAAGCGAATAAAAATTtcatgtttgaaaatattacaAAGTAGATTTACAAAGACGTCTACACTTATTAGCTAACTAGATACTGAAACCAAAATGTTGATAAtttcataataataaaaaattatcttttcaaAATAGTTCAAGaccattaggattaactaacacacattatcaaactaaaaaatcttgaaaatacattacaaataatacaaaaatccactttttatagatttttctacGTAGATTTTATATTCCTTCTACACACTAATAGACTTTCTTTTCAGTTTACGTTTGTAGACTCTCAAGTAGGTCTATAATTTGGATatgtttttgcaattgaaaaatccATGGGttagtttttgtatttaaaaaaagttgtgATTTTATACATGTAGACTTTCTTTTCGGTCTACATTTTGAAAATGTTAGTTTTTACAATTGATCATAATTCAACCAGGATTTGATTTTCAAAAGTAGACTGTAAAGACTTCATTTACAATacattttttaattcttttagaAACGGTTAGTTTTTacaattgaccaagtttgaaTTTCTACAAATAGATTAAGATGAATGTCTACACAAGTGTAGACTTCAGTTGAAGTCTATTCCGAGATTCGACAAGTtcgttttgcatttgaccaaaataaaataatagacttcatatgcagtctacgTTTTTTCTGAGAATAGTAGACTAAATATGAAGtctacactatttttttatttggttaactttataacattttagtcaaatacaaaactaacctattcaaCGCAATCAaatttttggtcaaatgcaaaactgatCTTTTGTAGACTTCCCTAGCAGTCTACATAATGTAGACTTCCGGTGAAGTCTATTACTAAAAGTCAAAAGTTGTCCAAATTCGGTCAAATtcaaaaactaacctctttacGTAGACTTCTTAGTAAGTCTTcctactttttgtttttgttttcaaaggtTGAGATgaagacttctagggaagtctactatacaaaaaaaattattttggtcaaTTGCATAAGTAACCTGTGAGTTGAAAAGTAGACCGCATCGTAAGTCTACAAATAAGCGTAGACATACGAAACAGTCTACTAACGCGACAAAGATCTGAAAAATGACGAAAATCCAGTAATTAGTTACATTTTTTGGTGTAAAGCTCGTTTCCACCCTTTACCACCGTCCAAGCTCCAAATATGACAAAAAAGAACCACCTTTCTCGACTCACAACTGAataaactcgaaaatatgaaagtTTAGATTATAAAAATGGAAGTTATGGGATTTTTTAGATGAAAATGGAGAGGAaatgagagaaaatgaagatTTGTTAGTTTAGAAAGGGAAAAAGTGGTTACAAATTGAATTCTTGAGCTTGTAAGAGCTaaaaaatggtggttcatggtggttggaaaattgatgataatgatattattgtaaataagaagaaatgtttatggTGTAATaggtttttttctatttttgaaataattaaataattaattaataatagcacttttgtaaataattcaaaaacataaggaGGATTTAGAACTTTCAAGGGTGAATAGTAATAAAAAAGAGATGGTTTTGGGGTATGGTTTTGGGGTTGACTCCAAATTGTaggttggttttgaaaaaagcccaaataaaaattgggttattattttgaatttttttaaaaataatataatatttttacttatataaaataatttctttaaataatttgaaatttgttttgatatttatttcaaatatattgtaatattaaaaaaaaaaatattaagcaaaataacaaatttt
The window above is part of the Brassica napus cultivar Da-Ae chromosome C3, Da-Ae, whole genome shotgun sequence genome. Proteins encoded here:
- the LOC106404245 gene encoding uncharacterized protein LOC106404245: MAITLAREWDSNQAQAGSHKATRAQAPPQYPQDATIVRSDAAWSPLGTMAGLGWVLLSPSSQRPFHKRVAVVNSALMAEGLALLEAVKSGTSEHLKMVVLESDSVHLIRSLKTGSCIPELYGVAADILSFAYV